GACGGGGTGACATGCCCCGGCATCGCCGTCCACCTGCACCGCCACCGCCTTCGCCGGCCGGCGGACGACCCGTCACAGGTCTGCGCCGGGCCGCCCCACCTCCCGCCGTACCGAATCCGATCCCCCCGGACGGAGACCTTTCCCGTGGACGACCGAGGACCTTGCCCCGGGCGACGCCGGCAGCCGTCCGCGCCGATCTCGACGCGGTGCTCGGGCCGCTGCTCGACGACTGCGCCGCCGCCGGCGCCACCGTCCTGATGCTCTCCGAGTACGGCATCACCCCGGTCTCCCGCCCCGTCCACCTCAACCGCGCGCTGCGCCGCGCCGGAATGCTGGAGGTCCACGCCCAGGCGGGCATGGAGTACCTCGACCCCTGGACCTCCCGGGCCTTCGCCGTCGCCGACCACCAGCTCGCCCATGTCTACGTACGCCGACCGGAGGACCTGCCCCGGGCCCGGGAGGTGCTGGCGGCCGTACCCGGGGTGGCCGAGGTCCTCGACGACAGGGGCAAGGCGGCGTGCGGGCTGGACCACTCGCGGGCCGGCGAGCTGGTGGCCGTCGCCGAGCCCGACTCCTGGTTCACCTACTGCTACTGGCTGGACGACGCGCGGGCCCCCGACTTCGCCCGGCTGGTCGACATCCACCGCAAGCCCGGCTACGACCCCGCCGAACTCTTCCTCGACCTCGGCGGCCCGCTGGTGCGGCTGCGCGCGGCCACGGCGCTGGCCCGCAGGAAGATCGGCATGCGCTACCGGATGAGCGTGGTGCCGCTCGATCCCGGCTGTGTGCGGGGCAGTCACGGCCGGCTGCCCGACGACCCCGACGACGGACCGCTGGCGATCTGCTCCGACCCACGCGCACTGAGCACGCCGCTCGCCGCCGTCGACGTCAAGGCCGTGCTGCTCCGGCTGGCACAGGCCGATCGAGCCGTCCCGGGCCGGGCAACCCGATCCCGCTGAGGCCCGGCCCGGGACTTCACCCACCCCCGTACGAACCGGCGTCCGCCGGACACCCAGGCCGTCCCGGCCGGCCGAGTGCCGACCGGGACGGCGCCGCGCTGCCGTCCGGCGGACGGGCGGTGGACGGATCGGATCCACCGCCGACTTGGCTGGACAACTGCCGCCGCAGCAAGCTGCTGATTCAGCCAATCCGAACGGAAATCAACAACGAATGCCAAGAATCGGCCCGCGAGACCCCCTTGCCTGAGCGATCCCGATGGGAATACCGTCTCTTCCTGTCGGTATTCGACGGTTAATGTTGACTCTTGCGAGAGGTCTGCGAATGCTTCCAGGGGACGCCGGCCAAGGAGCACTACGAGGCGGGACCAGGACCAGGGCGAGCGCGTCGCCCGGTCGACCCCCGCTCCACCCCAGGCCGTCGACAGCCGTCGCCGCCGGCCGCACCGGCCACACCTGGAAGCCCCGCACGGGCCCCCCGACAACACCGACCGCCACCACCGACGCCTGATGCACCTGCCCCACCACCTCGTTCGTACGCGATGACGGGTCGTCAGCAGCGAGCCCTGCCGGCTTCACCGCGCCTGCCGGAGGCGGACCGCTGGCGTTCCCACCCGCCGTCGGCGGCGGGGCCGCAGGACCTCCGACCCACTTCGGAGCGCCGGGCGCCGGCCGGCGCCGCCGCGGTGACCGATCAGGTGATCGGAGCAAGGCGGCGGAGCAGAGCATCGGCAAGTGCACAGAAAGCAACAGATCAGATCGCGGCCAGGAACGATCCCGGCCGGATCCGCACCCGAGCGGCTGCCACAGGCCCGGCCCCGGTCGCGACGCCTCACCCACGTCCGCCCCCGGGGTCCGGCCACCCCTGGCCCACCAGGCCGCTCGGCCCCCACTAGAGGAGTCCCCATGCGCTTAGTCCGGGCCGACAGATTCCGGGCGGCAGCAGCCGCCGCCGATCCCCACCCGCTCCCGCCGGACCAACCCCGCCCGCCGGTGCCGGCCCGCCGCAGGTGGACCGCCGTCCTCACCTCCGGGGCCATGGCGCTGGCAGCACTCGGCGCCGTCGGCACGCTCCAGGTCGTCCAGTCCCAGTCCGCCGCGGCGGCGGTCCCGGTCAGCTACGCCAAGACACCGCCGATGGGGTTCAACGACTGGAACTCCTTCGGGTGCAAGGTGGACGAGCAGCTCATCAAGCAGACCGCCGACCTGTTCGTCAGCAAGGGCCTCAAGGCCGCCGGCTACACCTACGTCAACATCGACGACTGCTGGATGACGAAGACCCGCGACGCCCAGGGCCACCTCGTGCCCGACCCGGTCAAGTTCCCCGACGGGATCAAGGGCACCGCCGACTACGTGCACGGCCTCGGTCTCAAACTGGGCATCTACGAGTCGGCGGGGACGGAGACCTGCCAGCACTACCCGGGCAGCCTCGGCCACGAGCAGACCGACGCCAACGACTTCGCCGCCTGGGGCGTGGACCTCCTCAAGTACGACAACTGCGGGACCACCAAGGAGAACACCAGCACCCAGGCGCAGCACGTGGCCCGCTACCAGGCGATGGCCGACGCGCTCACCAAGACCGGCCGGAAGATCGTCTACTCGCTGTGCCAGTGGGGTCAGCAGAGCCCCTGGACCTGGGGCAGCTCCATGGCCAGCCTGTGGCGCACCACCGGGGACATCTCCGACAACTGGGCCAGCCTGAAGAAGATCATCGCGGCCAACGCCCCGCTGAGCCAGTACGCACGCCCCGGCGCGTGGAACGACCCTGACATGCTGGAGGTCGGCAACGGCGGGATGACCGACACCGAGTACCGGACCCACTTCGCCATGTGGGCGGTGATGGCGGCACCGCTGCTGATCGGTACCGACCTGCGGACCGCGACCCCCGAGACGATGGCGATCCTCACCAACACAGATCTCATCGCCGTCGACCAGGACAGCCTGGGTGTCCAGGGACAGATCGTGGCCTCCACCAACGGCACCATGGTGCTCAGCAAGCCGCTGGCGAACGGCGACCGCGCGGTGGCCCTCTACAACCCCACCGACGCACCGGCCGGCATCAGCGTCCGGAGCGGCCAGCTCGGGCTGCCGGCCTCGGCGGCCTACCGGGTCAAGGACCTGTGGTCGAAGGGCACCTTCGAGACCGCCGGCACGATCAGCGCCGACGTGCCCGCGCACGGCACCGCCGTCTACCGGGTCAAGGCGATCGGGGACTTCTCCACCGTCCAACCGCTCGTCGTGGTGTCGGCGCAGGCGCCCGCGAACCCCGTCGGGACCGACCTCGCCGTCGCCCCGGGCCAGTCGGCGACCTTCACCAGCGCGGTCACCAACTACGGGAAGGCGACCCTGTCCGACGTCCGCGTCACCGGTGCCCCGTCCGGCGGCTGGGCCGTCAGCTCTTCGAGCGCGTGGTCGAAGGGCACCCTGGGCACCGAGAAGACGCTCAGCACCACCTGGAGCGTGACCGCGCCGGCCGGAGCGGCCGCGGGCGGCTACGTGATCCCGCTCGTCGTCACCTACGCCTGGGGCGACGGGCACACGGTGACCGTGGCCCGGCGTGAGGTCGGCGTCCAGGTGCTCCCCGCCCCGCCGACCGGCACGGTCGGGCTGTCGGCGGTGACCTGGGTGTCGGCCGCCAACGGCTGGGGCCCGGTGGAGAAGGACCGGAGCAACGGCGGGAAGGCCGCCGGCGACGGAAAGCCGCTGAGCATCCGTGGCACGGCCTACGCCAAGGGCCTCGGGACCAACGCCACCAGCGACATCGTGTACTACCTCGGCGGCGCCTGTTCCTCGTTCGCCGGCACCGTCGGTGTCGACGACGAGATGGCCGGCCACCCGGGCGACGTCGTTTTCCAGGTCTACGGGGACGACGCGAAGATCGCCGACAGCGGCGCGGTGACCGGGGCCTCGGCGCCGGTCGCCCTGACCGCGAACCTGACCGGCCTGACCTGGCTCCGCTTGCACGTCGACCCGCACGGGTCGTCCGACTACGACCACGCCGACTGGGCGGCCCCGGTTCTGACCTGCCGCTGAGCGGGCGCGGCCGGCCCGGGTGCGCACCTTCGGCACCCGGGCCGGCCGACGACCACGGCGGTGACCGAGCACGACCACCGTCGGCCCCGGCACGCCCGGGCCGACGAGGTGTGGGGGCACCCGCGGCCGCTCCCCTCCACCCGGCGTCACGACCCGACGCGGCCCGGCCGGCGACCGACCGACGATCAGAAAGTAAGGCAGTGGCAGACCAGGGATTGCTCGCTTATCAACGACGGGCCGTCATCCTCGATCTGGTGTACACCGAGGGCGGCGTGCGGGTGGCCGACCTGGTGGAGCAGCTCGGCGTGTCGGACATGACGGTCCGCCGGGACCTCGACACCCTGGCCCGTACCGGTGCGGTGGAGAAGGTGCACGGCGGCGCGTTGGTCCCCCTCACCGGGAGAGCCCTCGACGAGCCC
The sequence above is a segment of the Kitasatospora sp. NBC_00240 genome. Coding sequences within it:
- a CDS encoding NPCBM/NEW2 domain-containing protein: MALAALGAVGTLQVVQSQSAAAAVPVSYAKTPPMGFNDWNSFGCKVDEQLIKQTADLFVSKGLKAAGYTYVNIDDCWMTKTRDAQGHLVPDPVKFPDGIKGTADYVHGLGLKLGIYESAGTETCQHYPGSLGHEQTDANDFAAWGVDLLKYDNCGTTKENTSTQAQHVARYQAMADALTKTGRKIVYSLCQWGQQSPWTWGSSMASLWRTTGDISDNWASLKKIIAANAPLSQYARPGAWNDPDMLEVGNGGMTDTEYRTHFAMWAVMAAPLLIGTDLRTATPETMAILTNTDLIAVDQDSLGVQGQIVASTNGTMVLSKPLANGDRAVALYNPTDAPAGISVRSGQLGLPASAAYRVKDLWSKGTFETAGTISADVPAHGTAVYRVKAIGDFSTVQPLVVVSAQAPANPVGTDLAVAPGQSATFTSAVTNYGKATLSDVRVTGAPSGGWAVSSSSAWSKGTLGTEKTLSTTWSVTAPAGAAAGGYVIPLVVTYAWGDGHTVTVARREVGVQVLPAPPTGTVGLSAVTWVSAANGWGPVEKDRSNGGKAAGDGKPLSIRGTAYAKGLGTNATSDIVYYLGGACSSFAGTVGVDDEMAGHPGDVVFQVYGDDAKIADSGAVTGASAPVALTANLTGLTWLRLHVDPHGSSDYDHADWAAPVLTCR